Part of the Halogeometricum rufum genome, CGGCGCCGTATCGGACGTCTATGGAATCTGACGCGAATGCTTCCGTCCCCGACGACGACACGGTGGCGGCCAGTTCGGCGGGAGGGTTGGCGTACTGGGGACCGGCGGTCGCGGTGAGTCTCGCGATGTTCATCGGCGTCATCGATTCGACGTTGATGAACGTCGCGATTCCGGCCATCGTCGTCGACCTCGACACGACTGTCACGGTCGTACAGGGAGCGATATCGTTCTACGCGATGGTCATGGCGGCGTTGATTCTCCCCGGCGGCAAACTGTCGTCGATGTACGGGATTCGGCGACTGATGACCGCGACGCTTCTCGTGTACGGAGTCGGGACGACGCTGGCGGCGCTGAGCTGGAACGTCGTCGTCCTCTACGTCGGGTGGTCCGTCATCGAGGGCGCCGCGGCCGCCGTGTTACTCCCGCTGACGTTCACCGTCCTCCTCGTCAGTTACGAAGGGCGGGACCGGGCGAAAGCGCTCGGTATCCTCGCCGGGGTGAACGCGGCCGGGGCCGCTTTCGGCCCGCTACTCGGAGGGGCGGTCACGACGTTCGCGAGTTGGCGGTGGGGCTTCGGTATCGAGGTGCTCATCGTCCTCGTCGCACTCTTCTTCGTTCGGTATCTCCCCCGCGAACCCCTGACCGAGACTCGCTCGGCGTTCGACGTCGGTGGGACGGTGCTCTCGGTCGTGGGGACGACAGCCCTCGTGGCCGGCGTGCTGTTCGCAGGCCGGTACGGCTGGGTGGCGTCTCGCCGACCGTTCGTCGTCGGCGACGTTCGGCTGGACCTGTTCGGGGCGTCCCCGACCGTCTGGCTCGTCGGCCTCGGAATCGTCGTCTTCGCGGCCTTCGTCCAGTACGAGCGACGAATCGAGCGACGCGGCGGGTCGCCCCTGGTTCCGGTCCGTCTGCTGGCGAACGGGGCGTTCACCGCCGGCGTCGTCACGAACGCGTCGCGGTCCCTGGTCCTCGCCGGGTTCATCTTCGTGGTGCCGGTCTTCCTCCAGTCCGGCGCGGGATACACCGCGTTCGAGACCGGCGTCGCGATGCTCCCGTTCTCGGTCGCGACGTTCGTCACGTCTCTCTTCACGACCGACTGGCGGCGGTTCGTCCCGTCGAAAACGCTGATTCAGGGCGGAATCGTCCTCATGGGGCTCGGGATACTCTCACTCGTGTCTCGGACGACGCTCGACGCGACGCTGGTGCAACTCGCCGTGCCGATGGCGCTGGTCGGCCTCGGCCTCGGGCTCGTGATGGCGCAGCTTATCGACGTGACGCTCTCGTCGGTCGACGCGAAGGACGCGGCGGCGGCGTCCGGTCTGATGAACGCGACGATGATGCTCGGCTACTCGTTCGGGACCGCTATCGTGGGCACGTACTTACTGCGCCGATTCTACGGAGGCGTCGTCGACGGCGTATTCGCCGCCGTGGGCACGGACGTGTCGGCCGGTGACCGGGCGGGACTCGTGTCCGCTCTCGAAGACGCCGCGGAGACCGCGACCAAAGAGACGCAACGAGAGTTCCTCGACGGCCTCTCCGCGGCGCAACGAGAACTGCTGGTCGGCGTGTTCGACAGCGCGATCGTACAGGCACAGCGAGAGACGCTGTTGCTCCTCACGCTCCTCGTGCTTCTCGTGCTCCTGCTCTCGACGCTTCTCCCGGGCGGCGAGACCGACGCCGAGTCGTAGACCGGTGGCCGGTCGTGACGGTGATTCGACTCGCCGGCCGACGCTACTATACGTGCCACACTTTCGATTCACGATGGCGTCAACCGTCCGCCTCGGCCGCGATGCACCCGAATCTCACTGCTTCGGGAGCCGACGCGGAACGTACTCCTCCGGAAACGAAGGAAATAGGCAGTAGTACGCGAAGCTAGTCGGGTCCTTACGTGGCCATTACTGTAACGTCGAAACCGGTAGAGGCAACTTACCCGTCCGAGGGACGGTCAGGCGGACGGGTCGGTAGCGACGAACCGCCGTCCGAATCCCACACCTGCGCGTCGTCTCCGCTTCGAGCAAAACGGGCCCGAAATACCTATCCGGCGGCGAACGCTACGTTGGAGTACGCTCTTCACAGGGGAGCACAAGACTGTGCGTCCGCGGCGCCGAATCGGTCGACGGCGACCGTCGCGTCCCCGAGACACTCGAAAACGATGGAACCCGACCACAAGCACACGCGCGAAGACGGTACACCGAACGACGACCAGTCGAGACCGCTCTCCCGGCGGGCGCTCCTTCGCTCGGCTCAGGTAGCCGCGGTCGGTGCGCTCGCGGGATGTGTCGGCAGTATCCCGGGAACGGGCTCGAACGGTCGCGAGGTCACGCCACGGCCGACGGTCACCGAGGAACCGGACGAATCGGTCGGTCTCACCGCCGCGCCCGGGACGGCGACCGGACCGACCGGGGCGAACGAGACGTGGGCGTACGAAGGGCGGTTCCCGGGCCCCGAACTCCGCGTTCGAGAGGGAGACGTTCTCGGCGTCGAACTCACCAACGACCTGCCCGACGAGACGACGATTCACTGGCACGGCGTGCCCGTTCCGAACCCCGTCGACGGCGTGCCCGGAGTGACGCAGGAGCCGGTGCGGCCCGGCGAGACGTACGGGTACGAGTTCCGCGCCGAACCTCCTGGCACGTACTTCTACCACAGTCACGTCGGACTGCAACTCGACCGCGGGTTACTCGGTCCGCTCGTCGTCGAGGAACGGGACCCGCACGTCGAGTACGACCGGGACGTGGTCGTCGTGTTCGACGACTACCTCCCCGGCGAACCGCACCTGCCATCCGACACCGGTCCGGGCGGTGGCGGTATGGGGGGCGGCATGGGTGGCGGCGGCGCTGGCGGAACGGGAGGCGCGAGGATGGGCGACGCGCGCCCGCCGTACGAGGGACACCTCGTCAACGGCCGACTCCCGAGCGACCCGGCACGGTTCGAGGTGACGGAGGGTGAGCGGGTTCGGTTCCGGTTCGTGAACGCCGCCAGCGCGACGGTGTACGGCGTCCGGATGGCCGGTCACGAGATGGCGATAACGCACGCCGACGGCCGGCCGGTCGAACCGGTGCAGGCGGACTCGTTCGTCTTCGGTGCCGGAGAGCGATACGACGCCGTGGTCGAAGCGAGCAACCCGGGGACGTGGTCACTCCGAGCGGACGCGCTCGACGGGAACGAACCGCCCGCGAGGGCGGTTCTCGCGTACGACGGGGCGAACGAGTCGGCGACGCCGACGGCCCCGTCGTCGCCGAGCGAGCGACTCGAATACGGGGACCTGCGCGCCGTCTCGTCGCTCGACGGGGTCGACGGGAGTCCCGACAGAACCTTCGACCTGACGCTGTCCCGCGGCAGGGGGGAGTACGTCTGGACGATCGACGGACAGGCCTACCCCGAAGCGGACCCGCTCTCGATTCGCCCGGGCGAACACGTCCGCATCCGGATGACGAACCGGAGCCCCGTCGTCCATCCGATGCACCTCCACGGACACTTCTTCCGGGTCGGCGACGCCGTCAAAGACACCGTCCTCGTGCCGGGTCACATGGGACAGGTCGCCATCGACTTCCACGCCGACAACCCCGGTCGGTGGCTGTTCCACTGTCACAACCTCTACCACCTCGACGCGGGGATGGCGCGCGTCCTCAGATACGTCGAGTGAGCGTTCGCCGAGGCCGCTCCTCCTACCCCTCGTCTCGTTCGGCGTCGGCGAACGGGGCGACCGAGGTGTTCCGCTGGGCGACCCACGAGAGTCGCAGCACGAACGAGAACAGCACCGCGAGGGGAGCGAACCCCGCAGCCAACGAGACGACGACGAACGGGAGCACCCAGCCCGGAGTCGGCGGTGCCGACCCCACGGCGCCGTAGACGGCGAGTACCCCGGCGGTGAGAACCTCCACCGGAACGCCGACGTAGAGCAGGAGTCGCGAGAGGTACGAGAGTTCCTTCTCGATGTACACCGTCCGGAAGTACTTCCGCGCGGTGTCGATGTGGAGCAGTTGCTCTCGGACGCGGTCCAGCAGTCGGCGCTGGTCGTCGGTTAGCTCGTCGAACTCGGACTCTATCGCCGCGATTTCGTACAGCTGTGACGCGTGGTTCGTCCCGAGGGTCGCCTCGATGACACCGAAGATGTCCACGCTCGACCCGTCGAGTGTCGCTCGCACGTCGGCGGCGTCGGACGAGAGGTCGTCGGCGAGTCCCGCGACGCGTTCGGACAGTCGCCCGTCGTCGGTCTCCGAGAGGGAGTCGCGCAGCGCCATCGCGTCGGCGCTGACCGCCTCGTGGAGGAAGCGCAGGAACGCCGTCGGCGAGAGGGGGGTCGGCGACGACCCGGACGTCTCTTCGACCTCGTTCCGGTACGCCATCGCGTCTCGAATCCGGTCGTGGAGTTCCCCGGGGGAGCCGAGTTCGCGCGAGAGGACGAGTTGGTTGATGGAAAGTACGACGGTGACGAGGGTGAGGTTCCCCCCGAAGAGAGAGCTGAACAGGAAGTACATCGGGCTCGACGGCGTCCCGGAGAGGAGTCCGACGGCCGCGGCTATCGAGAACAGGACGAGGATTCCCGCGACGAGAACCGCCGCGACGGCTGGTCGGGCACCGCCGACGAGCGCCCAGCGAACGACCGTCCCGTCGAGCGTGTTTCGGATTCCAGAGGACACGGTGAGGGATCAGTCGCCCGCCTGCGCCTGCGAACGCGTGCTGCGGCCGTCGTCGCCCATCTCGGCGGGGTTCTTCATACCCTCTTTCACGCCGAAGTTGACGAGGACGACGTTGATGGGGAAGGCGGCGACGAACCCGAGCGACAGCGAGAACGCCAGCGCCATCCAGAACAGGACGTCGGTGACGTGTGCCGACGCGGCGAGGAGCAGGTCCGCCCCGATGGCGACTATCTCCATGATGGTGATCGACGGCGTCTCGCTGTAGAGGGCGTCCTTCATCGACTCCCAGAAAGCGACGCCCTCCTGCATCAGGGGGCCGACGGTGAGCGCGTAGCCGAACAGGTACGCGAAGCCGAACGTGATGGCGGCAACCCAGCCGATTGCGAGGCCGAGAATCGCCTGTGCGGTGAGGATGCCGACGACTTCGCCCGCACCGCACCCCGAGTAGCAGTGGGCCGTCGAGCGGAGACCCCGTCGCCACACCGAGTCGTGCGAAATCTGCGTCCGTCCGGAGTACCAGTAGATAGCGAGGCCGAACGGGCCGGAGTAGAGGACGACCAGCGTCCAGACCCCTTTCATCATCGACGGGAGCGCCTGATTCCGATTTCTGACGTCCCACCAGAGCGTGCCGACGGACGCGACGACGAGAAGCGCCCAGACGCCCATCACGGCGGGACTGGAGAGGATCGGTGTCAGCAACTGGCGGGCCGGTGCGAACGTGTGTTCGAGCTGTGTGACGAGTTGTTGAATTGGCATGTGTGGGTCGGTACGCTGCCCGAACCAGACTCGGAGACGCCGCGGGCAGTCACTCACTCTGAGTGCAATCGAGACACCGTTATCGCGGGGAACATTAGACCATTGTGGCTATCGTGCGATACTGCACCACGACATCCGCTCCTCGTTCGGGTGTCCGCACTTCGCGCACGGGACAGTCACCGATGGAGAGAGTTCGACTGAACCACGTCTAGCGATGAACTGGCACCGTTCGATAGTAAATTCGGTCGTTCGTTCGTCTCCCTGTTCGGAAGAGTGGTGTGTGAGAGAGCTCTGTCAGAGAAGGTCCGGTTTTGAGACCACCGCTGCTTCAGATGAGTAACAAACCTATCCGCGAGTAGTTTCGGGAGGCGGAATCCGCGAGTCGCCCCGAACGCGCCGACGGACTACTGTCCGTGTCGTTGACCGCCCTCCTCGTACGGTTGAACGACGACGAAGCCCTCGTTGCCGGTGAACTCCATCTGCACCGCCTCGCCCGACGTCTGACCGATTTCGAACGTCTTGTTCGTCGCGACGGACGGAGAGAGGTTGGTGCTCCACGCGACGGTGGCGTCCGGGTCGGTGAACACCGGCGGCGTCATCACCACCGGGTCGCCGTGCGTCGAGATGGCCACCGTGCCGGGGCCGGTGAGGTAGACGTTCGTCAGACCGCCCGCCGCGGCCTCCGAGAGGCCGCCGATGGTGTTTATCTCGTAGTCGACGCCGGACTCGAACGCGAGGACGTCGTCGCCGTTGACCGAGATGGACTCGTCCGCGTCGAGGTCCAGAATCTGAACTTTCTTGCCCTGGTCGGCGACGTAGAGGTTCCCGTTGCCCTCGGCCTCCATTATCGGCGTCCCTTCGCTGCTGACGGCCTCTTTGATGAACCCGGTGAGTCCGCCTTCGGCGGACGACTTCCCCGTGAACGTCATCTCGCCGGTGTAGGCGACCATCGTCCCGGCCTTTATCATCACCGTCCCGTCGACCGGGACGTTCAGCAGTCGCTTGTTCTCTCGCTGGAATCCGTCGACGCCCGTAGACGGGGCGTTCGACCGCGTGAACTCTGTTAACTCCATTACGGTTCGGAACTGATAGCAGATAGATATTTATATGCTGTCATCTCGATCGGGTCGACGGGTACCGTCCGTGTGGCGCGGTTCCAATCGCCGTGATGAGTAACACCAAAGGGGGCAGACGGCGAACACCGACCAATGCCGAACTGGGACTGCGACTTCCTCGCGACGCTCGAACTCGACGGCCGCGTCGAGTTCGGCGTCGGCGAGCGCGACCGATACGCGGCGGACGCGAGTCCGCACGACCCCGCCGAACCCGACGCCGTCGTGCACGCCGCGTCGACCGAGGACGTGTCGGCGGTGTTGGCTGCGGCCGACGACCGGGGCGTGCCGGTCACGCCGTGGGGCGGCGGGTCCGGCCTGGAGGGAAGCGCCGTCCCCGTCGAGGGCGGCGTCGTCCTCACGACGCGCGGTATCGACCACGTCGACCCGCGGCCGTCGGACCTCGTGGCCACGGTCGGACCGGGCGTGGTCTACGACGACCTGAACGACCGACTCGCCCGCCACGGTCTGCGGTTCGCGCCCGGCATCTCGAGCGGCGACCTCGCCACGGTGGGCGGGATGGTCGCCACGAACGCCTCCGGCTTCAACGCCGTCCGCTACGGCGAGACGCGGGACCACGTCCGCCGCCTCGAAGTCGTCCTCGCGGACGGGACCGTACTCGACTGCGGGACGGCGGCGGTGAAGACGTCCTCGGGGTACAGCCTGGTCGACCTGTTCGTCGGCAGCGAGGGCACCCTCGGCGTCGTGACGGAGGTGACGTTGGGACTCGTCGGCGTCCCGCAGGAGAAGCGCGCGGCGCTCACCACCTTCCCCGACGAGCGCTCGGCGGCCGAAGCCGTCGCGGAGGTGATTCGGTACGGCGTCCGCCCGGGTGCGCTGGAGTTCGTCGGGCCGACGCAGGCGGAACTCATCGACGCCTACAGCGACGCCGCCGACCTCGCGCCCAAACCGACGCTCGTGGTCGAACTCCACGGCAACTCCGCGGCCGGCGTGGAGGCCGACCTCGAGTTCGTCCGCGAGATATTCGACGACTGCGGGATGGACCGGTGGACCGAGGCCGACCGAGGAGAGATGGACGGCGTCTGGGCCGCCCGGCGGGACGCGCTCCCCGCGGCCCGCGCCCACCGGGAGGAGTGGGACGTTGGCGTCGTCGGCGACGTCGTCGTCCCCATCTCCGCGTATCCCGACATCGTCGCCGCCGTCGAGGCGGCCGCGGCGGACCTCGACCTGCTCACGCCGTGCGTCGGCCACGCGGGAGACGGGAATCTCCACTACACGCCGCTGGTGGACCCCGACGACGCGGAGATGGTCGCTCGCGTCCGCGAACTCAACGAACGCGTCGTCACCACCGCGATAGAGATGGGCGGCACGGCCACGGGGGAACACGGCGTCGGCATCGGCAAGCGGTCGTACATGGACCGCGAACACGGCGCCGCCGTGGCGGTCATGCGCGCGATAAAGGACGCGCTCGACCCGAACGGGACGCTCAACCCCGGGAAGATGCTGCCGCCCGAGTGACGGCGACCCCCGGGCGACGGGAAGTGCGAGCGTCGGTCGGCGACGACCCGCTAGCCGGACTCGAACGCCTCCACGGCGGCCGACGCCACGGTGACGTCCTCCTCGGCGCTCCCCCCGGAGACGCCGACGGCGCCGACGACGGTGCCGTCGACTTCGAGCGGGAGACCGCCGCCGAACGTGACGATGCGGCCGTCGTTCGTCCCGCCGAGGCCGTACAGCGACTCGCCGGGCTGGGAGACTTCCCACACCGTCTCCGTATCCATCTCCAGCGAGACGGCGGTGTACGCCTTGTTCTGTGCGATGTCGATGCTGGCGAGGAGCGCGCCGTCCATCCGGTGGAACGCGACGAGGTTCGCCCCGTCGTCCATCACCGCGATGCACATCGGGACGCCCATCTCCTCGGCCCGCGCCTCTGCTGCCGATACTATCTCCTTCGAATCGTCGAGCGTTAGCTTTGTCATGTGAGTCACCCGACTAGTCCTGTCCACTCGCAGCTACGTAAACCCGCTAGCTCGGCGTCCGCAAGGCGGTTCCCAGCCGCTGGCACGGTATTCAGTCAAGTCCGAGAGACTGTGTGATTACAACGATACTCTCGTAAAGTTAAAGCGAACGTCACGACGGCGGGTGGCGCAGCGCTCTCGGCTGGTCGAAGTAGCGAGCAAAGCCGTGCAGACGACCGATTGCCCACCACCAGTTACTTACTCGGGTCGGCGGAATAGGGGTGCATGACGGAGGCTCGCAGTCGACTCGAAGACGACTTGCAGACGGTGCGCGACCTGTCGCTGTTCGTCGCGTACAACGCGAACGTGGACGCGGTGATTCGGGTCGACGAGTCCCTGGAGGCCGCACTCGAACCGCCCGCCGGCGACCCGGGGACGACGGCGCCCCCGGACCGCCTCGCGTCGAAGTCGGACCTCGCGACCGCTATCGCGCACGCGATGGCCGCGGGCGAGGGCGACCAAGGCGCCATGACGGCCGACCTCGCCGACGAACTGGAGGCGAAACTCCGCGCGGACGCGATGCAGATGGGCGGACAGGCGGGCATCATGACCAACCTGCTGTCGACGCTGGCGGCGTCGCCCGTCGTCTACACCTACCTGCTGTCGGAGACGCAGCGGTCGATGTTCGACCGACCGGAGCGAATCCGGTTCCCCCTCGTCGAGGACGGCGAAGTCCGGTTCGCTTCCCTCGACGACGCGCCGACAGCCGAACGAACGAAGATAAACTGGATATTCGAGTTCAGGGAGGGCGCGGAGTTCTTCGGCGTTCGAGCGACGGGCAACACGCGGTTCATCGCCGCCTCGCGGCCGCCGGAGTTCGACCTGCACGCCGGCGAACTCGACGCGGTCATCGACCAGGTGGGCGACGGCACCCACGGCGCACTCCTCGCGGGGTACCACAACCTGACGCCCGAGAACGTCGAGGCGGGCTACGACCGGACGCTTCGCCACGCGCGGGACGTGCTGCGCCGACTTCGGTCCGAACGGGAGTTCCCCGTCCACGTCGAGTACGCGGTCACGCACGACGACGAACTTCGTCGGAGCGTCACGGAGACGATTCTCCCGGAGGCGAACGTGGTCGGTCTGGACCCGCACGAACTGAGCCTGCTGCGGGAGGACCTGAACCTCGCCGCCGAACCGGCGGACGAGGGCGACGGCGCCGTCGGCGCCCTCGAGGAAGCGTCCCTCGAAGACGAGTCGCCGGAGCGGTCCATCGTCGCGCACTACCGAACGCTCGTTGCGCTTCGGGACCGCCTCGGCGTCGACTGCGTCCGGATGCACGCCATGCACTACCACCTCGCGGTGATGGACGACTACCTCCCGCCGGAGGCCGTCGAACGCGGCCTCGAATTCGCCGCCGTCAACGCCGCGACGAAGGCCGCGACCGGGCACATCGACGGGCCGGAGGCGCTCGAAACCGGGCTGGAGTACGAACCGTCGACGGCGGGGAAGCGGGCCGTCGAGTCCCTCGCGGACGCCGTCGACGCGACGGCCGAGGACGGCGTGCTCGCGACCCCGTCCGTCGTCGCCTGCCCGAACCGCGTCGTCGACGACCCCGCGGGTACGGTCGGCATCGGCGACATCGTGTCCGCCGCCAGTTTCGCGCTCGAAGTCGGCGCGACGGTCGAGGACGCTCGGTGACGGAGAACCCGTGTCCGACAGTCTCGTCGCCGGCGGCACCCGATTCGCGCGGACGGTCGGCAGATACGTCAACCACGACGACGTGCTCGTCCGGTTCGCGTCGCTGTGGGTCGTCGTCGCGGCGGCGTTCACCGTCGCGTGGGTCGGCAGTTACGCCTTCCTCCCGCAGAGACTGCTGCGCGGCGGAAATCCGGGCGCGACGGCCGACTACGCCGGCAGCGTCGCGTCGGAGTTCCTCCGTCTCTTCGCGTGGAACGTCGGCGTCACGCTCGTCGCGATAGCGGCCAACACGTTCCGGTCGGTGAACACGCCGCTCGGATACGTCCTCCTCGTCGTTCAGGCGCCCGGGTACGGCGCAATCTGGGGGACTGGGTCGCTGGCGGTGGGGACCGGCGCGCGAATCGCCCCGT contains:
- a CDS encoding MFS transporter is translated as MESDANASVPDDDTVAASSAGGLAYWGPAVAVSLAMFIGVIDSTLMNVAIPAIVVDLDTTVTVVQGAISFYAMVMAALILPGGKLSSMYGIRRLMTATLLVYGVGTTLAALSWNVVVLYVGWSVIEGAAAAVLLPLTFTVLLVSYEGRDRAKALGILAGVNAAGAAFGPLLGGAVTTFASWRWGFGIEVLIVLVALFFVRYLPREPLTETRSAFDVGGTVLSVVGTTALVAGVLFAGRYGWVASRRPFVVGDVRLDLFGASPTVWLVGLGIVVFAAFVQYERRIERRGGSPLVPVRLLANGAFTAGVVTNASRSLVLAGFIFVVPVFLQSGAGYTAFETGVAMLPFSVATFVTSLFTTDWRRFVPSKTLIQGGIVLMGLGILSLVSRTTLDATLVQLAVPMALVGLGLGLVMAQLIDVTLSSVDAKDAAAASGLMNATMMLGYSFGTAIVGTYLLRRFYGGVVDGVFAAVGTDVSAGDRAGLVSALEDAAETATKETQREFLDGLSAAQRELLVGVFDSAIVQAQRETLLLLTLLVLLVLLLSTLLPGGETDAES
- a CDS encoding multicopper oxidase family protein: MEPDHKHTREDGTPNDDQSRPLSRRALLRSAQVAAVGALAGCVGSIPGTGSNGREVTPRPTVTEEPDESVGLTAAPGTATGPTGANETWAYEGRFPGPELRVREGDVLGVELTNDLPDETTIHWHGVPVPNPVDGVPGVTQEPVRPGETYGYEFRAEPPGTYFYHSHVGLQLDRGLLGPLVVEERDPHVEYDRDVVVVFDDYLPGEPHLPSDTGPGGGGMGGGMGGGGAGGTGGARMGDARPPYEGHLVNGRLPSDPARFEVTEGERVRFRFVNAASATVYGVRMAGHEMAITHADGRPVEPVQADSFVFGAGERYDAVVEASNPGTWSLRADALDGNEPPARAVLAYDGANESATPTAPSSPSERLEYGDLRAVSSLDGVDGSPDRTFDLTLSRGRGEYVWTIDGQAYPEADPLSIRPGEHVRIRMTNRSPVVHPMHLHGHFFRVGDAVKDTVLVPGHMGQVAIDFHADNPGRWLFHCHNLYHLDAGMARVLRYVE
- a CDS encoding DUF4396 domain-containing protein — translated: MPIQQLVTQLEHTFAPARQLLTPILSSPAVMGVWALLVVASVGTLWWDVRNRNQALPSMMKGVWTLVVLYSGPFGLAIYWYSGRTQISHDSVWRRGLRSTAHCYSGCGAGEVVGILTAQAILGLAIGWVAAITFGFAYLFGYALTVGPLMQEGVAFWESMKDALYSETPSITIMEIVAIGADLLLAASAHVTDVLFWMALAFSLSLGFVAAFPINVVLVNFGVKEGMKNPAEMGDDGRSTRSQAQAGD
- a CDS encoding AIM24 family protein, yielding MELTEFTRSNAPSTGVDGFQRENKRLLNVPVDGTVMIKAGTMVAYTGEMTFTGKSSAEGGLTGFIKEAVSSEGTPIMEAEGNGNLYVADQGKKVQILDLDADESISVNGDDVLAFESGVDYEINTIGGLSEAAAGGLTNVYLTGPGTVAISTHGDPVVMTPPVFTDPDATVAWSTNLSPSVATNKTFEIGQTSGEAVQMEFTGNEGFVVVQPYEEGGQRHGQ
- a CDS encoding FAD-binding oxidoreductase, with amino-acid sequence MPNWDCDFLATLELDGRVEFGVGERDRYAADASPHDPAEPDAVVHAASTEDVSAVLAAADDRGVPVTPWGGGSGLEGSAVPVEGGVVLTTRGIDHVDPRPSDLVATVGPGVVYDDLNDRLARHGLRFAPGISSGDLATVGGMVATNASGFNAVRYGETRDHVRRLEVVLADGTVLDCGTAAVKTSSGYSLVDLFVGSEGTLGVVTEVTLGLVGVPQEKRAALTTFPDERSAAEAVAEVIRYGVRPGALEFVGPTQAELIDAYSDAADLAPKPTLVVELHGNSAAGVEADLEFVREIFDDCGMDRWTEADRGEMDGVWAARRDALPAARAHREEWDVGVVGDVVVPISAYPDIVAAVEAAAADLDLLTPCVGHAGDGNLHYTPLVDPDDAEMVARVRELNERVVTTAIEMGGTATGEHGVGIGKRSYMDREHGAAVAVMRAIKDALDPNGTLNPGKMLPPE
- a CDS encoding GlcG/HbpS family heme-binding protein, with amino-acid sequence MTKLTLDDSKEIVSAAEARAEEMGVPMCIAVMDDGANLVAFHRMDGALLASIDIAQNKAYTAVSLEMDTETVWEVSQPGESLYGLGGTNDGRIVTFGGGLPLEVDGTVVGAVGVSGGSAEEDVTVASAAVEAFESG
- a CDS encoding ADP-dependent glucokinase/phosphofructokinase, whose product is MTEARSRLEDDLQTVRDLSLFVAYNANVDAVIRVDESLEAALEPPAGDPGTTAPPDRLASKSDLATAIAHAMAAGEGDQGAMTADLADELEAKLRADAMQMGGQAGIMTNLLSTLAASPVVYTYLLSETQRSMFDRPERIRFPLVEDGEVRFASLDDAPTAERTKINWIFEFREGAEFFGVRATGNTRFIAASRPPEFDLHAGELDAVIDQVGDGTHGALLAGYHNLTPENVEAGYDRTLRHARDVLRRLRSEREFPVHVEYAVTHDDELRRSVTETILPEANVVGLDPHELSLLREDLNLAAEPADEGDGAVGALEEASLEDESPERSIVAHYRTLVALRDRLGVDCVRMHAMHYHLAVMDDYLPPEAVERGLEFAAVNAATKAATGHIDGPEALETGLEYEPSTAGKRAVESLADAVDATAEDGVLATPSVVACPNRVVDDPAGTVGIGDIVSAASFALEVGATVEDAR